One segment of Halomonas sp. TD01 DNA contains the following:
- a CDS encoding LysR family transcriptional regulator yields the protein MYDFDELAAFADVMTTGSLTRSAQKLGLAKSTLSRRISQLEARLGQPLLRRQANRLIPTEAGLLFHNYCTELLAMAAHSQEALAELREEISGKVTLEVHGALARGWMAGVVDAFLTRYPKVELTLHTRESPPTKMHSNSVHIWLGATHECGLNQERLGHLTRGLYANPSYLANAGYPQHPSELEAHAWIDLLDSASSGLLLHHTHHDDFLFNAPRSRLRVDLTVLQIDAIAYGQGIGLLPHWVVEKREQHHPGDLVSCLPGWEPAPLPITMLYAYGHHSRRVNALLEFLREQVPAAWQPRHSTANVD from the coding sequence ATGTACGATTTTGATGAACTCGCCGCGTTTGCCGATGTGATGACCACCGGTAGCCTGACGCGCAGCGCACAAAAACTAGGGCTTGCTAAATCAACGTTGAGCCGCCGCATTAGCCAGTTGGAAGCCCGATTGGGTCAGCCACTGCTCAGGCGGCAAGCCAACCGGTTGATCCCCACTGAAGCAGGGCTGCTGTTTCATAACTACTGCACAGAACTGCTGGCGATGGCGGCACATAGCCAGGAAGCGTTGGCAGAACTCCGTGAGGAGATCAGTGGAAAAGTAACGCTGGAAGTACACGGGGCATTGGCACGAGGTTGGATGGCAGGTGTTGTTGATGCGTTTTTAACCCGCTATCCAAAGGTGGAATTAACCCTTCATACCCGAGAGTCACCGCCCACTAAAATGCACAGTAACAGTGTGCACATCTGGCTAGGGGCAACGCACGAATGTGGTCTCAACCAGGAGCGGTTGGGGCACTTGACCCGTGGCCTTTATGCCAACCCCAGCTATCTTGCCAACGCTGGTTACCCTCAGCATCCAAGCGAGCTAGAGGCACACGCGTGGATTGATTTACTCGATAGCGCTTCTAGCGGGCTGCTGTTACACCATACTCATCACGACGACTTTCTCTTTAATGCGCCCCGCTCGCGGCTGCGAGTCGATCTAACGGTGCTTCAAATTGATGCCATTGCCTATGGCCAAGGCATTGGGTTGCTGCCTCACTGGGTGGTTGAAAAACGTGAGCAGCATCATCCCGGCGACTTAGTCAGTTGCTTGCCTGGCTGGGAACCCGCTCCACTGCCGATCACCATGCTGTACGCTTACGGCCACCACTCACGCCGGGTTAACGCACTGCTCGAGTTTTTACGTGAGCAAGTCCCCGCCGCCTGGCAACCCCGTCACTCAACCGCTAACGTTGATTAA
- a CDS encoding ligand-gated channel protein — MFSRLRRTLLASVISSLACSAVLAQETPRLDDVVVTASGFEQQITSAPASISVISREELERGHYQNITDALRDVPGVIVTGGGAGDRGNDISLRGMPSQYTLILVDGRPQNSRESRPNGSAGFEQDWLPPLQAIERIEVVRGPMSTLYGSDAIGGVINVITRKVADEWHGNVQLDTVLQENSNSGDSRQANFYLSGPLVGERLGLQLYGRASERDEDDILNGYEEKSLQSLTARLSFAANDNHDFTAEAGITEQDRHSRVGRSAAAEGCKGGCTDSIGEYTNTHVAVTHSGRFDWGTSETFVQRERSDNKSRDIEITNTTAKTSAVIPLGMHLVTVGASYEEESLSDTTTNKISDRTEIENSQRALFVEDEWMLTDTWALTGGLRVDDDDNFGSHVSPRLYSVWNVTPDWTLKGGVSTGYRSPSLREITPDWGQVSRGGNIYGNPDLKPETSLNKEIALLYANDAGLSGSLTLFHNDFDDKITRIACPIDICTDGRNDFGSDPTYRVNVDEAITQGVEASLAAPLTDAVSLTASYTFTDSEQKSGQYAGEPLTQLPRHQVSATLDWQVNSRLSQWTKVSYRGEESQPTTGPSSRSVVAPSYTFVDAGVGYKLNDSTTVNAGIYNLFDERITYDEYGYVDDGRRVWLGLNVAF, encoded by the coding sequence ATGTTCTCTCGTTTGCGTCGCACGCTATTGGCCAGCGTCATCTCTTCATTGGCCTGTAGTGCCGTGCTGGCACAAGAAACGCCTCGACTAGATGATGTTGTGGTTACCGCGTCAGGTTTTGAACAGCAAATTACTAGTGCGCCTGCTTCTATTAGCGTTATTTCTCGGGAAGAGCTTGAGCGTGGCCACTATCAAAATATCACTGACGCGCTGCGCGATGTGCCTGGCGTGATTGTCACCGGTGGCGGTGCAGGAGATCGCGGCAATGATATCTCACTTCGTGGCATGCCCTCTCAGTACACCTTGATTTTGGTGGATGGACGTCCGCAAAACTCTCGGGAATCACGCCCGAATGGTAGCGCGGGGTTCGAACAAGATTGGCTCCCGCCGCTACAAGCGATTGAGCGCATTGAGGTAGTACGTGGGCCAATGTCGACACTTTACGGTTCAGATGCTATTGGTGGGGTGATCAACGTGATTACCCGTAAAGTGGCCGATGAATGGCACGGCAATGTGCAGCTCGACACAGTGCTTCAAGAGAACAGCAATTCTGGAGACAGCCGCCAAGCGAATTTCTACCTAAGCGGGCCGTTAGTGGGTGAGCGATTAGGGCTGCAGCTTTATGGGCGTGCGTCTGAACGGGATGAAGATGATATTTTGAATGGCTACGAAGAGAAAAGCCTGCAAAGTCTAACTGCACGGTTGAGCTTCGCGGCGAACGATAATCACGACTTCACCGCCGAAGCTGGCATTACCGAACAGGATCGCCACTCAAGGGTAGGGCGTTCTGCCGCTGCTGAGGGTTGCAAAGGTGGTTGTACCGACAGCATCGGCGAGTACACCAACACTCACGTTGCCGTTACCCACAGTGGCCGCTTTGACTGGGGGACTAGCGAGACCTTTGTGCAGCGTGAGCGTAGCGACAACAAATCCCGCGACATCGAAATTACCAACACCACCGCTAAAACTAGCGCGGTGATCCCACTAGGTATGCACTTAGTGACCGTTGGAGCGAGCTACGAAGAGGAGTCGCTGAGCGATACCACCACCAACAAGATATCTGACCGGACTGAAATCGAAAATAGCCAGCGGGCGCTGTTTGTAGAAGATGAGTGGATGCTGACCGACACCTGGGCGTTGACCGGTGGCTTACGCGTCGATGACGACGATAACTTCGGCAGCCACGTAAGCCCACGCCTTTACAGTGTTTGGAATGTGACACCTGACTGGACGCTTAAAGGGGGCGTTTCAACCGGCTATCGATCGCCAAGTCTGCGTGAAATCACTCCCGATTGGGGGCAGGTCAGCCGCGGTGGCAATATTTACGGTAACCCGGACCTTAAACCTGAAACGTCGCTTAACAAAGAGATTGCACTGCTCTACGCCAATGATGCAGGTCTAAGTGGCAGTTTGACGCTGTTCCACAACGACTTTGACGATAAAATTACTCGTATTGCTTGCCCTATCGATATCTGTACCGATGGTCGTAATGATTTTGGCAGCGACCCTACTTATCGCGTCAACGTTGATGAGGCGATTACGCAAGGGGTGGAAGCCAGTCTGGCAGCACCGCTGACAGATGCAGTCTCGTTAACGGCTAGCTATACCTTCACTGACTCCGAACAAAAAAGTGGCCAATATGCTGGCGAGCCTTTGACGCAGCTACCGCGCCACCAGGTCTCGGCTACGCTTGACTGGCAGGTCAACTCGCGACTCAGCCAATGGACAAAAGTGAGCTACCGCGGTGAAGAGAGTCAGCCCACTACTGGCCCATCAAGCCGTTCTGTGGTGGCACCTTCTTATACCTTTGTGGATGCAGGGGTGGGTTACAAGCTAAACGATAGCACCACGGTAAATGCCGGTATTTATAATTTGTTTGATGAGCGCATTACTTACGATGAGTACGGCTACGTGGACGATGGTCGCCGTGTTTGGTTGGGATTGAATGTCGCCTTCTAG